The following are from one region of the Girardinichthys multiradiatus isolate DD_20200921_A chromosome 9, DD_fGirMul_XY1, whole genome shotgun sequence genome:
- the nek1 gene encoding serine/threonine-protein kinase Nek1 isoform X3, producing the protein MENYEKVKQIGEGSFGKAILVKSKDDRRQYVIKEIGISGMSSKERQESRREVAVLANMSHPNIVQYKESFEEEGCLYIVMDYCEGGDLFKKINSQKGVLFPEEQILDWFVQICLALKHVHDRKILHRDIKSQNIFLTKEGTVQLGDFGIARVLNSTVELARTCIGTPYYLSPEICENKPYNNKSDIWALGCVLYEMCTLKHAFEAGNMKNLVLKIIRGSYPPVSVHYSQELRSLLAQLFKRNPRERPSIGSILDKPFLSCRIERFLTPQIIAQEFRHTFLHKQPKMGVAQVPPAQKVTKPACKYGVPLTVRKVGDGAKKSSERKAAVKHKPALLPAAPQRRISQVEEERKKQEDGIRKKRMELIEKERKQREQVFLLKGEQIKRYEKEKISRINQAREQGWKHFLSSSGGSSPERKCFVGGKRAVGVQGSGLGLSPAPNPTKSPYENHYAALDQMVKSQPKETSREGSSAGPGSPIRGIPAAAGPVLPNGPAQRLNSDVIKRELQRLHHVSKQAQISRQRGQIPAERAFQVEEFLQRKREAMLNKVRAEGQLEYLARLRQIRLQNFNERQQIKARLRGEKYDSDGSDSQESSEEADLRRKKIEVLKAQANARVAVLKEQLEKKRREAYEREKRAWEDHLAAARGAKCGIPAGSVAVAAGAASSTSECPPQAAPFQPDAAVKASALPTSKPSTPSISMTAALENVGAMTPLKETLNETETATVSQSEKKQILRRLNQNMKAQSPVDELEETPPAPSEPSPSPQQEPLNTEKRPLSDGDRKKWEVAEIPLLPVPQQTFGETCSTSSTTLASPEERPSSGGDRKKWEAGAPLVLSVAQQTLEETCITTIDQMRGEVIRMGELQENVPSKVWEENPVCEGLKELQGAKLQPHTHQPQIVTISDGGELLTSAVDQRLTDGNQEASLAKASLLPNPTDIQDSADLESVVLEEIPKQASNPPAKVQQAWEQEAQKQMPQGGVIRPTDSQDIGKRSEKPTESSCLAQHEEPLFLKCSPAHRRTAALSAQSSMDESSSSLASRSRSVSPLRSKNQNALLIDLSAGMFDANNPKMLRTCSLPDLSRLFSPQQDSAVTSKANVSPDKDLEIEDLEEAVKDDDQSDAEDAYEDDLRDIRASMERLLQEESDRSPPDVIGAGDFNGNPPQDGDNELFNRMATELDQDNQMAVDDDEDDEDEEEDEDEDEECSNGSPGDDEAKELLSNGVGDERQNNGKQLNEDWQSDGSIEDQGVEGNHHDSIFSRLEELRFNLEQQMGFEKFIEAYNKIKAIHEDEDENIELGSSLVSNILGTEHQHLYPNILHLVMADGAYQEDNDE; encoded by the exons ATGGAAAATTACGAAAAGGTGAAACAAATTGGGGAAGGCTCATTTGGAAAGGCCATCCTTGTGAAGTCCAAGGACGATAGACGCCAGTATGTCATCAAGGAGATTGGGATATCTGGA ATGTCCAGTAAAGAGAGGCAGGAATCTCGGAGAGAAGTGGCTGTTCTTGCCAACATGAGTCATCCCAACATTGTGCAGTATAAGGAGTCTTTTGAAG AAGAGGGATGTCTTTACATCGTCATGGATTACTGTGAGGGAGGGGACCTTTTCAAAAAGATCAACTCTCAGAAAGGAGTACTGTTTCCAGAGGAACAA ATTCTAGATTGGTTTGTGCAGATTTGCCTTGCACTGAAGCACGTACACGATCGGAAAATTCTCCATAGGGACATTAAATCTCAG AATATATTTTTGACAAAAGAAGGGACGGTTCAACTTGGAGACTTTGGGATTGCGAGGGTTCTGAACAG caCCGTAGAACTGGCGAGGACATGTATAGGGACACCTTACTACTTATCACCAGAGatctgtgaaaacaaaccgtACAACAATAAAAG TGATATTTGGGCCCTTGGGTGTGTCCTGTATGAAATGTGCACTCTTAAGCATGCA TTTGAAGCTGGTAACATGAAGAACTTGGTCCTGAAGATAATTCGAGGCTCCTACCCTCCTGTTTCTGTTCACTATTCCCAAGAGCTGCGCTCTCTCTTGGCGCAGCTTTTTAAACGCAATCCCAGAGAGAGGCCTTCAATCGGCAGTATTCTGGACAAACCTTTCCTGTCCTGTAGGATAGAGAGGTTTCTGACACCACAG ATCATTGCTCAGGAATTCCGCCATACTTTTCTTCACAAGCAGCCTAAAATGGGTGTGGCACAGGTGCCACCAG CCCAGAAGGTTACAAAACCAGCATGTAAATATGGAGTGCCTTTAACGGTGAGGAAGGTTGGCGATGGAGCCAAGAAGTCTTCAGAGAGGAAAGCTGCAGTAAAACACAAACCG GCCCTTCTCCCAGCAGCCCCTCAAAGAAGGATCAGTCAAgtggaggaagaaagaaaaaagcaagaG GATGGCATCAGAAAGAAAAGAATGGAGCTGATagagaaagaaaggaaacagaGAGAACAG GTATTCCTGTTGAAAGGAGAGCAAATTAAGAGATATGAAAAGGAAAAG attAGTCGAATAAACCAAGCCAGAGAACAAGGCTGGAAGCATTTTTTGAGTTCAAGTGGAGGCAGCAGTCCAGAGAGGAAG TGTTTCGTGGGAGGTAAAAGGGCTGTGGGGGTCCAAGGTTCTGGTCTGGGCCTTTCTCCAGCTCCAAACCCCACCAAGAGCCCGTATGAAAACCACTATGCGGCTCTGGACCAAATGGTTAAATCCCAGCCCAAAGAAACCAGCAGGGAGGGATCCTCAGCAGGACCAGGAAGTCCCATTAG aggtATACCAGCTGCTGCAGGCCCAGTACTGCCCAACGGACCTGCCCAACGACTAAACTCTGACGTAATCAAAAGAGAACTTCAGAGGCTGCACCATGTTTCTAAACAAGCCCAGATTAGCCG GCAGCGTGGTCAGATACCAGCTGAACGGGCCTTTCAGGTTGAGGAGTTTTTACAGCGCAAGCGAGAAGCAATGCTTAACAAAGTGAGAGCTGAAGGACAGCTG GAGTACTTGGCAAGACTCCGGCAGATCCGCTTGCAGAACTTCAATGAGCGTCAACAGATCAAAGCCCGACTGAGAGGAGAGAAG TATGACAGCGACGGCTCTGATAGCCAGGAGTCGAGTGAGGAGGCAGATCTCAGGAGGAAAAAGatagaggttttaaaa GCTCAGGCAAACGCCCGTGTTGCTGTACTGAAAGAGCAGCTTGAGAAGAAGAGGAGGGAAGCATACGAGAGAGAAAAGAGAGCCTGGGAGGACCAT CTTGCTGCGGCTCGTGGTGCCAAGTGTGGCATTCCTGCTGGAAGTGTAGCAGTAGCAGCTGGAGCAGCATCGTCTACCTCTGAATGTCCTCCACAAGCCGCTCCATTCCAGCCTGACGCAGCTGTCAAAGCTTCAGCTCTGCCCACATCCAAGCCCTCCACCCCTTCTATTTCCATGACCGCTGCCCTGGAGAACGTCGGAGCG ATGACTCCGCTAAAAGAAACCTTGAATGAAACTGAGACGGCAACAGTGAGCCAG AGTGAGAAGAAGCAGATTCTCCGCAGACTTAACCAGAACATGAAAGCCCAGAGCCCAGTGGATGAACTGGAGGAAACTCCTCCTGCACCTTCAGAACCAAGTCCTTCTCCCCAGCAGGAGCCGTTGAACACGGAGAAACGTCCCCTTTCAGATGGAGATCGGAAAAAATGGGAAGTAGCAGAGATACCTTTACTCCCTGTGCCTCAGCAAACCTTCGGGGAGACTTGTTCCACATCAAGCA cCACTTTAGCATCTCCAGAGGAAAGGCCATCCTCTGGTGGAGACAGGAAGAAGTGGGAGGCAGGGGCTCCTCTTGTCCTTTCTGTTGCTCAGCAAACACTTGAGGAAACGTGCATCACAACCATTG ATCAAATGCGGGGGGAAGTCATACGGATGGGCGAGCTTCAGGAAAACGTTCCCAGCAAGGTGTGGGAAGAGAATCCAGTGTGTGAGGGGCTGAAGGAGCTTCAGGGTGCAAAGCTTCAGCCCCACACTCATCAGCCACAGATTGTTACAATAT ctgatgGTGGAGAACTGTTGACCTCTGCTGTGGATCAAAGATTGACTGATGGAAACCAGGAAGCGTCTTTGGCAAAAGCATCGCTGCTGCCCAACCCTACTGATATTCAGG ATTCAGCTGACCTGGAGTCAGTGGTTTTGGAGGAGATTCCTAAACAAGCATCAAATCCACCAGCTAAAGTGCAACAAGCTTGGGAACAGGAAGCCCAAAAGCAAAT GCCACAGGGGGGTGTGATAAGACCAACAGACAGCCAGGATATTGGGAAGCGTTCAGAGAAACCAACTGAATCCTCAT GTTTAGCTCAGCATGAGGAGCCCTTGTTTCTTAAGTGCTCACCGGCCCACCGACGTACCGCTGCCCTGTCTGCCCAGTCCTCCATGGATGAATCATCCTCCTCTCTGGCCTCTCGCTCTCGATCCGTCTCACCTTTGCGCTCCAAGAACCAGAACGCCCTCCTCATTGATCTCTCTGCGGGCATGTTTGATGCCAACAACCCAAAG ATGCTGCGGACGTGTTCTCTACCTGACCTCAGTCGGCTCTTCAGCCCTCAGCAGGACTCGGCAGTAACAAGCAAGGCCAATGTTTCCCCAGACAAAGACCTGGAAATTGAGGATCTGGAAGAAGCTGTTAAAGATGATGACCAATCAGACGCTGAGGA TGCATACGAAGATGATCTGCGGGACATCAGGGCCTCGATGGAgaggctgctgcaggaagaaagCGACCGGAGTCCTCCAGATGTTATTGGAGCTGGAGATTTTAATGGAAACCCTCCACAGGATGGAGACAACGAGCTGTTCAACAGGATGGCGACTGAGCTCGATCAGGACAATCAGATGGCTGTAGATGATGACGAAGATGAcgaggatgaagaggaggacgAGGATGAAGACGAGGAATGCTCTAATGGAAGTCCGGGTGATGACGAGGCCAAGGAGTTGCTTTCTAATGGTGTGGGAGATGAACGGCAAAATAACGGCAAGCAGCTGAATGAAGATTGGCAATCAG
- the nek1 gene encoding serine/threonine-protein kinase Nek1 isoform X2: MENYEKVKQIGEGSFGKAILVKSKDDRRQYVIKEIGISGMSSKERQESRREVAVLANMSHPNIVQYKESFEEEGCLYIVMDYCEGGDLFKKINSQKGVLFPEEQILDWFVQICLALKHVHDRKILHRDIKSQNIFLTKEGTVQLGDFGIARVLNSTVELARTCIGTPYYLSPEICENKPYNNKSDIWALGCVLYEMCTLKHAFEAGNMKNLVLKIIRGSYPPVSVHYSQELRSLLAQLFKRNPRERPSIGSILDKPFLSCRIERFLTPQIIAQEFRHTFLHKQPKMGVAQVPPAQKVTKPACKYGVPLTVRKVGDGAKKSSERKAAVKHKPDGIRKKRMELIEKERKQREQVFLLKGEQIKRYEKEKISRINQAREQGWKHFLSSSGGSSPERKCFVGGKRAVGVQGSGLGLSPAPNPTKSPYENHYAALDQMVKSQPKETSREGSSAGPGSPIRGIPAAAGPVLPNGPAQRLNSDVIKRELQRLHHVSKQAQISRQRGQIPAERAFQVEEFLQRKREAMLNKVRAEGQLGTRQNLAAIYGSRAGAARCRRPKVNREEEEYLARLRQIRLQNFNERQQIKARLRGEKYDSDGSDSQESSEEADLRRKKIEVLKAQANARVAVLKEQLEKKRREAYEREKRAWEDHLAAARGAKCGIPAGSVAVAAGAASSTSECPPQAAPFQPDAAVKASALPTSKPSTPSISMTAALENVGAMTPLKETLNETETATVSQSEKKQILRRLNQNMKAQSPVDELEETPPAPSEPSPSPQQEPLNTEKRPLSDGDRKKWEVAEIPLLPVPQQTFGETCSTSSTTLASPEERPSSGGDRKKWEAGAPLVLSVAQQTLEETCITTIDQMRGEVIRMGELQENVPSKVWEENPVCEGLKELQGAKLQPHTHQPQIVTISDGGELLTSAVDQRLTDGNQEASLAKASLLPNPTDIQDSADLESVVLEEIPKQASNPPAKVQQAWEQEAQKQMPQGGVIRPTDSQDIGKRSEKPTESSCLAQHEEPLFLKCSPAHRRTAALSAQSSMDESSSSLASRSRSVSPLRSKNQNALLIDLSAGMFDANNPKMLRTCSLPDLSRLFSPQQDSAVTSKANVSPDKDLEIEDLEEAVKDDDQSDAEDAYEDDLRDIRASMERLLQEESDRSPPDVIGAGDFNGNPPQDGDNELFNRMATELDQDNQMAVDDDEDDEDEEEDEDEDEECSNGSPGDDEAKELLSNGVGDERQNNGKQLNEDWQSDGSIEDQGVEGNHHDSIFSRLEELRFNLEQQMGFEKFIEAYNKIKAIHEDEDENIELGSSLVSNILGTEHQHLYPNILHLVMADGAYQEDNDE; the protein is encoded by the exons ATGGAAAATTACGAAAAGGTGAAACAAATTGGGGAAGGCTCATTTGGAAAGGCCATCCTTGTGAAGTCCAAGGACGATAGACGCCAGTATGTCATCAAGGAGATTGGGATATCTGGA ATGTCCAGTAAAGAGAGGCAGGAATCTCGGAGAGAAGTGGCTGTTCTTGCCAACATGAGTCATCCCAACATTGTGCAGTATAAGGAGTCTTTTGAAG AAGAGGGATGTCTTTACATCGTCATGGATTACTGTGAGGGAGGGGACCTTTTCAAAAAGATCAACTCTCAGAAAGGAGTACTGTTTCCAGAGGAACAA ATTCTAGATTGGTTTGTGCAGATTTGCCTTGCACTGAAGCACGTACACGATCGGAAAATTCTCCATAGGGACATTAAATCTCAG AATATATTTTTGACAAAAGAAGGGACGGTTCAACTTGGAGACTTTGGGATTGCGAGGGTTCTGAACAG caCCGTAGAACTGGCGAGGACATGTATAGGGACACCTTACTACTTATCACCAGAGatctgtgaaaacaaaccgtACAACAATAAAAG TGATATTTGGGCCCTTGGGTGTGTCCTGTATGAAATGTGCACTCTTAAGCATGCA TTTGAAGCTGGTAACATGAAGAACTTGGTCCTGAAGATAATTCGAGGCTCCTACCCTCCTGTTTCTGTTCACTATTCCCAAGAGCTGCGCTCTCTCTTGGCGCAGCTTTTTAAACGCAATCCCAGAGAGAGGCCTTCAATCGGCAGTATTCTGGACAAACCTTTCCTGTCCTGTAGGATAGAGAGGTTTCTGACACCACAG ATCATTGCTCAGGAATTCCGCCATACTTTTCTTCACAAGCAGCCTAAAATGGGTGTGGCACAGGTGCCACCAG CCCAGAAGGTTACAAAACCAGCATGTAAATATGGAGTGCCTTTAACGGTGAGGAAGGTTGGCGATGGAGCCAAGAAGTCTTCAGAGAGGAAAGCTGCAGTAAAACACAAACCG GATGGCATCAGAAAGAAAAGAATGGAGCTGATagagaaagaaaggaaacagaGAGAACAG GTATTCCTGTTGAAAGGAGAGCAAATTAAGAGATATGAAAAGGAAAAG attAGTCGAATAAACCAAGCCAGAGAACAAGGCTGGAAGCATTTTTTGAGTTCAAGTGGAGGCAGCAGTCCAGAGAGGAAG TGTTTCGTGGGAGGTAAAAGGGCTGTGGGGGTCCAAGGTTCTGGTCTGGGCCTTTCTCCAGCTCCAAACCCCACCAAGAGCCCGTATGAAAACCACTATGCGGCTCTGGACCAAATGGTTAAATCCCAGCCCAAAGAAACCAGCAGGGAGGGATCCTCAGCAGGACCAGGAAGTCCCATTAG aggtATACCAGCTGCTGCAGGCCCAGTACTGCCCAACGGACCTGCCCAACGACTAAACTCTGACGTAATCAAAAGAGAACTTCAGAGGCTGCACCATGTTTCTAAACAAGCCCAGATTAGCCG GCAGCGTGGTCAGATACCAGCTGAACGGGCCTTTCAGGTTGAGGAGTTTTTACAGCGCAAGCGAGAAGCAATGCTTAACAAAGTGAGAGCTGAAGGACAGCTG GGTACTCGACAAAACCTGGCTGCAATCTATGGAAGCCGGGCCGGTGCGGCTCGGTGCAGGCGACCTAAAGTCAACAGAGAGGAGGAG GAGTACTTGGCAAGACTCCGGCAGATCCGCTTGCAGAACTTCAATGAGCGTCAACAGATCAAAGCCCGACTGAGAGGAGAGAAG TATGACAGCGACGGCTCTGATAGCCAGGAGTCGAGTGAGGAGGCAGATCTCAGGAGGAAAAAGatagaggttttaaaa GCTCAGGCAAACGCCCGTGTTGCTGTACTGAAAGAGCAGCTTGAGAAGAAGAGGAGGGAAGCATACGAGAGAGAAAAGAGAGCCTGGGAGGACCAT CTTGCTGCGGCTCGTGGTGCCAAGTGTGGCATTCCTGCTGGAAGTGTAGCAGTAGCAGCTGGAGCAGCATCGTCTACCTCTGAATGTCCTCCACAAGCCGCTCCATTCCAGCCTGACGCAGCTGTCAAAGCTTCAGCTCTGCCCACATCCAAGCCCTCCACCCCTTCTATTTCCATGACCGCTGCCCTGGAGAACGTCGGAGCG ATGACTCCGCTAAAAGAAACCTTGAATGAAACTGAGACGGCAACAGTGAGCCAG AGTGAGAAGAAGCAGATTCTCCGCAGACTTAACCAGAACATGAAAGCCCAGAGCCCAGTGGATGAACTGGAGGAAACTCCTCCTGCACCTTCAGAACCAAGTCCTTCTCCCCAGCAGGAGCCGTTGAACACGGAGAAACGTCCCCTTTCAGATGGAGATCGGAAAAAATGGGAAGTAGCAGAGATACCTTTACTCCCTGTGCCTCAGCAAACCTTCGGGGAGACTTGTTCCACATCAAGCA cCACTTTAGCATCTCCAGAGGAAAGGCCATCCTCTGGTGGAGACAGGAAGAAGTGGGAGGCAGGGGCTCCTCTTGTCCTTTCTGTTGCTCAGCAAACACTTGAGGAAACGTGCATCACAACCATTG ATCAAATGCGGGGGGAAGTCATACGGATGGGCGAGCTTCAGGAAAACGTTCCCAGCAAGGTGTGGGAAGAGAATCCAGTGTGTGAGGGGCTGAAGGAGCTTCAGGGTGCAAAGCTTCAGCCCCACACTCATCAGCCACAGATTGTTACAATAT ctgatgGTGGAGAACTGTTGACCTCTGCTGTGGATCAAAGATTGACTGATGGAAACCAGGAAGCGTCTTTGGCAAAAGCATCGCTGCTGCCCAACCCTACTGATATTCAGG ATTCAGCTGACCTGGAGTCAGTGGTTTTGGAGGAGATTCCTAAACAAGCATCAAATCCACCAGCTAAAGTGCAACAAGCTTGGGAACAGGAAGCCCAAAAGCAAAT GCCACAGGGGGGTGTGATAAGACCAACAGACAGCCAGGATATTGGGAAGCGTTCAGAGAAACCAACTGAATCCTCAT GTTTAGCTCAGCATGAGGAGCCCTTGTTTCTTAAGTGCTCACCGGCCCACCGACGTACCGCTGCCCTGTCTGCCCAGTCCTCCATGGATGAATCATCCTCCTCTCTGGCCTCTCGCTCTCGATCCGTCTCACCTTTGCGCTCCAAGAACCAGAACGCCCTCCTCATTGATCTCTCTGCGGGCATGTTTGATGCCAACAACCCAAAG ATGCTGCGGACGTGTTCTCTACCTGACCTCAGTCGGCTCTTCAGCCCTCAGCAGGACTCGGCAGTAACAAGCAAGGCCAATGTTTCCCCAGACAAAGACCTGGAAATTGAGGATCTGGAAGAAGCTGTTAAAGATGATGACCAATCAGACGCTGAGGA TGCATACGAAGATGATCTGCGGGACATCAGGGCCTCGATGGAgaggctgctgcaggaagaaagCGACCGGAGTCCTCCAGATGTTATTGGAGCTGGAGATTTTAATGGAAACCCTCCACAGGATGGAGACAACGAGCTGTTCAACAGGATGGCGACTGAGCTCGATCAGGACAATCAGATGGCTGTAGATGATGACGAAGATGAcgaggatgaagaggaggacgAGGATGAAGACGAGGAATGCTCTAATGGAAGTCCGGGTGATGACGAGGCCAAGGAGTTGCTTTCTAATGGTGTGGGAGATGAACGGCAAAATAACGGCAAGCAGCTGAATGAAGATTGGCAATCAG